CCGGACCTTGTCGTTGACCAGCTTGATTGTGACTTCTTCATGCAGTTCGGACATCGTATCGCCCCTTTTTTTTCCCGGATTGCTCCGGGGTGTCTGCTGGCCCCTCATTGCTTCCCCCGAATCCCGCCCGGCACGCTATCGGTTCCTAGCTTGTTCCCTGAGAGCGTTTTTTACCCCTATCAGCGACGCCAGAATCATTTACTCAGAATCCCGGGTTCCGGTGAGGTTTCCCGAATCCCCCTGCTTTCATATTCCTTCCGCAGAAGCCCGTGGTACAGCAGATCTTCGAACTGGCCCCAGTGTTTCACGTGGCTGCGCAGACACCCTTCCGGGGTAAAGCCTGCTTTCTCGAGCACCCGAATCGACGGGGCGTTGCGGCCCAGGGTGGTGGCAAATATCCGGTTGAGGCCCAGGCTGCGGAAACCGTACTCCACAACGGCCATCGCCGACTCGCTGGCGAAACCGCGGCCCCAGTACGGGCGGCCGATCCAGTATGACAGCTCGGCGCTTTCGTTCACCTCGTCCCGGATCAGGCCGATCATGCCGATGATGGAGTCCTTCCCCTTTTGCCGGATGGCCAGAACCACGTCATCGGGCTTCAGTCCGCCGATCCATGCCTCGGCCATGCCCTCTTCGAAGGGATGGGGAATGTTCAGGGCGCTGCGGGCAACGGCCTCGTCCCCCGCAAGGAACCGAATTCCGTCCGCGTCTTCCGGTGTTATCGGCTCCAGGAATAACCTCGCTGTCAAAATCATGCCTTTCCTCACACTTTCCCGGTGGATGGAATGCTCCGGCCGCCCAGGTCCGAAGGTTATTTCTTCATCTGCTCCCGGATCAGTTCATGGAGCTTCTCGTAATACTGCCCCACGTGCAGCCCGTCGATGAAAACATGATTCACCTGGATGTTGAAGGGAAGCAGCACCTTCCCGCCGTCCTGTGAGTATTTTCCCCAGGAGATCCTCGGAATGCAGTCTTCTTTCTTCAGGCTCATCGTATGGTCGACGGCGGTAAAGGGAATCCATGGAAGGGGCGAAAAGAAAGCGAAGTCGGAACGGCCCTTCAGCATGGTCATGTCGAAACAGGACGTGCTGTGCTCTATGGCCGCCTTTGCCTTTGTGTCGAAAGCGACGATATCGTCCTCGAACTCCACGGTGATCATCCGGAACAGATCTTCGTTTCCCCGGATGCAGGCAAAGGAAGGATTGATCCGGTCATAGAGAACTACTTTCCCTTCCATAAGCCTGTATCGAAAGTTTTCCACCCGGTTGAGCGCTTTCACGGCAAGGAAAAGCAGGGTGTTGGTGAGAGACAGGCCGCAGGACCGGGCATATTCCTTCAGCCCGGTGATATCAACATTGAAGTTGACGTTGTAGAAAGGGAGATCGCTTCTCAGGAAAAACTGAAAATGTTCTTTCCTGCTCCATGTTTCAATGTCTATTTCCTTCATTTTCACCTCCGCACTAAATGGTGTCGATTCGTCACAGGACAGGCCCCCTCACTTTCAAGTGCTTTCCGGTCCGGTTCCTGCCTGACTGCGGATCAGTTCAAGTGCCGCTTCTTCATCAAGCGGCCTGGCAACAAGAAATCCCTGAATTTTGTCACATCCGTTCCTGAGCAGGTACTCCTTTTGCTCTTCATGCTCTACCCCTTCCGCAACGACGCAGTGTCCCAGCCTGTGGGCCATGGAAATTATGTCTGCGGTTATGGCATCTTCCGCGCTGAGCGTTAACAGCTTATCAACGAAAAATTTATCGATTTTCAGGCAGTCTACATTCAGCTCCCGTTCTCTCGCAAGGGAGGAATATCCCGTCCCGAAATCATCAATGGCGATGTGCAGGCCAAAATCCCTCAAATTGCCCAGAACGCGGTTTATTCCCTGGTAGTCCATAGAAAAAACCGACTCCGTGATCTCAATTCCTATATTCTCAGGGCAAACCTCGGCCTCCCTGATCATTTCAAGCAGGTCATCAGTGAAATTTTCCGCCAGCACCTGGATAGCGGAGACATTTATAAAGACGTTGATCGTGTCGAATCCCTTCTCCTTCAGTTTCTTCAGAAAACGGAACGCCTGGAGGAACACATTCCACCCGACCGGAACAATCAGTTTCGTTTCTTCGGCAATGGGGATAAATTCCAGGGGGGAAACCAGTCCAAGTTGTTCACTGTTCAATCTTGCCAGGGCCTCAAAGCCGCAAACCCTGTTTGACTTGAGGTCCAGGATAGGCTGATACTGCAGAAACAATCCGTTATTCTCATCCCCGGCGGCGACCCTGGCGAGTTCATGCTTTATTTTCTGTTCACGGAGTATCTCTCTTTCCATTTCCACGTCATAAAAACACACACCGAAGGCCCTGTCAGAAATATCGACCGCTTTTTCCGATGCGATCAGGAGTTTTTTCAGGAACATATCGGCATCAAGATCCTCGTCCTGACCGATTTCAACGATACCGATCCCGCCGCCGACCCTTTCTGAAGCAAGCAAAGATTCCAGTGAGTTCCCCAACGTTTCACTGAATTCGAGCAGTTCACTTTTGTCCCTGTACTCTTTCAGGTAGAAGGCAAACCGGTTCTCGTAGGTATAAAACAGCATGCGCTTGTCCGTGCAATATTTCCGAAGTGTTTTCGCGGCTTTTTTAATCAAGTCCTGGGTGTAATGGAATCCGTAGGCCGTGGTCAATGATTGCAGTGTGCTCAGGTTGATGAGAACAACGGCACTGTTTTCGTCGGCGCTCTCCCTGACGTCCCCGGCAAGCAGCTTTTCCAGGTAATTCCTGTTGAACAGGCCTGTCCATCTGTCATGTTCGTTGATATATCTGAGCGTATTCTCAATTTTTTTCCGGTCTGAAATATCGATGACGATCCCCTCGAGGGCTTCCACATCGCCGCGCCTGTTAAAAATCCCTTCCGCCAGCTCGAGGACCCATTTGCGTTCGCCTCCGGCCGTTATGATTTCATACTCATACCGAAACGGCAGCCGCTCAGGAAGAAGTCGCAGCCATTCATTCCAGAGAAGGTCGCGATATTCGGGCGCTATCAGGTCGTTGTAAGACAGGTGCCTGTTGTTGACCAGGCTTTCCGGGAAATACCCGGTCAGTTCAAAGCAGCCGTATGAAACATACTGCATTGTCCAGTTTCGGTCATAATTGCACCTGTAGGCCATGCCCGGAAGGTGGGAAAGAAGAACGGATTTGCTGCGCTCGCTTTCTTTCAGAGCTTCCACCGCGGCCTTTCGTGCGGATATGTCCTCAAGAAGACACAGGTGCATGGAATTTTCCCCGGCAACGCCCAGAAGAGGGGAAACCTGCATATTCGTCCAGACGCTTGATCCGTCAGGCCGCAAAAACCGCTTTTCCATGGAATAATCGTTGATTTTGCCCGTTTTGAACTGTTCGAATTTGTCCAGGTCAGCCTGCAGGTCGTCAGGGTGGGTTATTTCCATCCAGTTCAGCTTCGAAAGCTCATCGCTCTCCCAGCCGAGGATCCGTTCAAACATTGGGTTAATGGCCATTTGTCCGTACTCTGACTGCGATACAAAGTTCTTGTTGTTTACGATCGCGATTCCGATGGGGGCCTGGTCGAAGATGCTGTGATACAGCGCTTCATCAAGAACCAGTTTTTCGCTGAGGTATTTAAGGGTGGAGTGTTGGCTCCAGGTGCGGAGCAAGGCAAAAAAGAGCAGAAGAATACTTATCACGATGATCCCGTCGGGGATCATCCGCTTCCAGATGCGGGCATACCACTCTGACGCAGGGTAGTCGATCCCGAGGATAGCGATGATTTTCCCGGTGTCAGGGTCTTTTATGGGCACCAGCGCGCTGATCCATGTCCCCCATCTGTCGGTCTGCAGTTCGGATAACACTGTCCTGCCGGACGTGAAAGCTTTACGGATAGCTTCACCGGCTTCTTCATAGACCTGCCCGGGAGGGGAGTAATCCGGTGAATCTGGAGGTTCCGAATCTATCAGGAATACAACGCTGCCCTCCCGTTCAGCCATAAGGTAGGCAAATCGGAT
The sequence above is drawn from the Aminivibrio pyruvatiphilus genome and encodes:
- a CDS encoding GNAT family N-acetyltransferase; protein product: MILTARLFLEPITPEDADGIRFLAGDEAVARSALNIPHPFEEGMAEAWIGGLKPDDVVLAIRQKGKDSIIGMIGLIRDEVNESAELSYWIGRPYWGRGFASESAMAVVEYGFRSLGLNRIFATTLGRNAPSIRVLEKAGFTPEGCLRSHVKHWGQFEDLLYHGLLRKEYESRGIRETSPEPGILSK
- a CDS encoding CatA-like O-acetyltransferase is translated as MKEIDIETWSRKEHFQFFLRSDLPFYNVNFNVDITGLKEYARSCGLSLTNTLLFLAVKALNRVENFRYRLMEGKVVLYDRINPSFACIRGNEDLFRMITVEFEDDIVAFDTKAKAAIEHSTSCFDMTMLKGRSDFAFFSPLPWIPFTAVDHTMSLKKEDCIPRISWGKYSQDGGKVLLPFNIQVNHVFIDGLHVGQYYEKLHELIREQMKK
- a CDS encoding GGDEF domain-containing phosphodiesterase, whose product is MRNPTAEPENFSSAGEVKASRIRVYTVIFTVIILSLSGLYLRFEWNRYKGIASSEAIMLAESLESVLHPEHIAGLTGDEQDLEKPEYIMTKTSLQRLAGTTNPIRFAYLMAEREGSVVFLIDSEPPDSPDYSPPGQVYEEAGEAIRKAFTSGRTVLSELQTDRWGTWISALVPIKDPDTGKIIAILGIDYPASEWYARIWKRMIPDGIIVISILLLFFALLRTWSQHSTLKYLSEKLVLDEALYHSIFDQAPIGIAIVNNKNFVSQSEYGQMAINPMFERILGWESDELSKLNWMEITHPDDLQADLDKFEQFKTGKINDYSMEKRFLRPDGSSVWTNMQVSPLLGVAGENSMHLCLLEDISARKAAVEALKESERSKSVLLSHLPGMAYRCNYDRNWTMQYVSYGCFELTGYFPESLVNNRHLSYNDLIAPEYRDLLWNEWLRLLPERLPFRYEYEIITAGGERKWVLELAEGIFNRRGDVEALEGIVIDISDRKKIENTLRYINEHDRWTGLFNRNYLEKLLAGDVRESADENSAVVLINLSTLQSLTTAYGFHYTQDLIKKAAKTLRKYCTDKRMLFYTYENRFAFYLKEYRDKSELLEFSETLGNSLESLLASERVGGGIGIVEIGQDEDLDADMFLKKLLIASEKAVDISDRAFGVCFYDVEMEREILREQKIKHELARVAAGDENNGLFLQYQPILDLKSNRVCGFEALARLNSEQLGLVSPLEFIPIAEETKLIVPVGWNVFLQAFRFLKKLKEKGFDTINVFINVSAIQVLAENFTDDLLEMIREAEVCPENIGIEITESVFSMDYQGINRVLGNLRDFGLHIAIDDFGTGYSSLARERELNVDCLKIDKFFVDKLLTLSAEDAITADIISMAHRLGHCVVAEGVEHEEQKEYLLRNGCDKIQGFLVARPLDEEAALELIRSQAGTGPEST